GGCTACGTGCGCGATGAGTTCAAAATGCTCGTTGGCGAGAAAACGGCCGAGGACATTAAGATATCGATCGGCACGCTGCGTGAGGAGGAGCACGAGCGAACTGAATCGCCGGTGCGCGGGCGCGACCTCATGACCGGTCTTCCGCGTGAGATGATGATGACGGCGTCCGACGTGCGCGAGGCGATCGCGCAGTCGATTGAGACCATTATTGAGGCGACGAAAGAGGTGCTCGAGACGACGCCGCCGGAGGTGCTCGCGGATGTTATGCGCCGCGGGATGTATCTCTGCGGCGGCGGGGCGCTCCTTCGGGGCCTGCCGGAGCTCTTTGAAGAATGGCTGAAGATCCCGGTGCACGTCGTGGACGATCCGCTGACCGCGGTCGCGCGCGGCACCGGCGTCGTTCTTGAGGACATTGCCGCGCACGAGGACATGCTCGTGGCCGGGGATGACGCACTGCCGCCGCAGTAGCAAGAACGTAATTTTCAATTTACAATTTTCAATCAATTTTCCAATGATTCAATTTCCAAACACGAACGTCATTTGTGTTTTCGCAGCAATTAGAAGTTGGAAGTTAGCAGTCGGAAATTGTGTACACCGTGTCTTCTTTTTCTTCTCGCAAACGGTTACCCAAACGGCGCGCGGTTTTGATCGCGGGCTCCGTGCTCGCGCTTGCCGCCTGTCTTTCTTTTTTTCATTTCGGCCTGCCATCGTTCGTTCTTTCCCCGATCTCGGCGGTAGGACGTATCGCGCACGAAGCGCGTGCGAGCGTTGCGGCCGCTCTCGAAAGTTTGTCCGGGGGAGCGTCTTCGAAAATGCGTCTCGCAGGGGAGAATCGTGTCCTCCGCGAGCGCGTGAGCGCGCTTGAAGCGACGCTTGAGAGCTTGTCGCGGCGCACTGAGGATGACCGAGTGTTGCTCGCCTCGCTCGGCCGGGGCCGGGGTACCGGCGAGCGCGTGGTCGGGGCGGTCATCGCAAAGCCCGGAGTGCTGCCATACGACCTCCTCTTGATTGACGTCGGCCGCGATGTTGGCGTTACACCGGGGACGCTTGTGCTCGCTCTGGGTGATCAGCCGATAGGCGTCGTTGCGGAGGCGGCGTCTCGCACTGCTAAAGTGCGGCTTTTTTCATCTTCGGGCGAAACGCACGACGTACTCATTGGCGAGAGCGCACTGCCCGTGGTGCTCCGCGGAGTCGGCGGCGGCGCGTTCATTGCCGAGTTGCCGCGTGACTCGGGCATCTCTCCGGGGGCACTCGTCCACTGGGCCGGCTCTCCTGTGCGCGCGATAGGGACGATAGAAGAAATCGAGGGTGACGAGACCGATCCATTTGTCACTGCGCATGTACGCTTCCTCACGCCGCTCTTTGAGCTCCGGTGGGTGGAGGTGGAGATTGGACCACCAGTTGCAAGTTTTTAGCTGTTAGCTTAATAAGACGAGCTT
This portion of the bacterium genome encodes:
- a CDS encoding rod shape-determining protein MreC yields the protein MSSFSSRKRLPKRRAVLIAGSVLALAACLSFFHFGLPSFVLSPISAVGRIAHEARASVAAALESLSGGASSKMRLAGENRVLRERVSALEATLESLSRRTEDDRVLLASLGRGRGTGERVVGAVIAKPGVLPYDLLLIDVGRDVGVTPGTLVLALGDQPIGVVAEAASRTAKVRLFSSSGETHDVLIGESALPVVLRGVGGGAFIAELPRDSGISPGALVHWAGSPVRAIGTIEEIEGDETDPFVTAHVRFLTPLFELRWVEVEIGPPVASF